In a single window of the Nicotiana tomentosiformis chromosome 8, ASM39032v3, whole genome shotgun sequence genome:
- the LOC117276831 gene encoding F-box/kelch-repeat protein At3g23880-like, with translation MRCVSKSWLPLISSPQFVKTHLKLSAKNQEFSLLYTNSNTKKILHTCSLNTIIYEEESPISIPFELDGFDGKESSYRPLMFLDSCDGLFCVSSNEFRNIFIWNPSTRELKELPLLSRDMRACLSYYGFGYNERQDDYRVVVIAINKEDSNMVNLEIPSATVGGLSGKFVNGRLHWSGNKFIFSLNLVDETYGNVALPNFEEKFEHLHWYLRNLGRNLCAFHRNIVRDERPRLDVWIMKEYGVVESWTKVASVPVGYVLLPIFTVQDNKILVKTGTGLMMYNSTHDSFKYYPIIQVGLTYDQISVYTVVEPRFSLMGVKI, from the exons ATGAGGTGTGTTTCAAAATCTTGGCTTCCTCTTATCTCTAGTCCCCAATTCGTCAAAACCCATCTAAAACTTTCAGCCAAGAACCAAGAATTTAGTCTTCTTTATACCAATTCTAATACTAAGAAAATTCTTCACACTTGCTCTCTTAACAcaattatttatgaagaagaatctcCCATTAGTATCCCTTTTGAGCTTGATGGTTTTGATGGTAAAGAGTCGTCATATCGTCCTTTAATGTTTTTGGATTCATGTGATGGGTTGTTTTGTGTTTCCAGTAATGAGTTTCGGAATATATTTATATGGAATCCATCTACaagagagttgaaagaattgcCCCTTTTATCGAGGGATATGCGTGCATGTTTATCATATTATGGTTTTGGTTATAATGAGCGTCAAGATGATTACAGAGTTGTAGTAATTGCAATAAATAAAGAAGATAGCAATATGGTG AATTTAGAGATCCCAAGTGCCACAGTAGGCGGATTGTCTGGTAAATTTGTAAATGGAAGACTTCATTGGAGTGGCAACAAGTTTATTTTCTCGTTAAACCTCGTAGATGAGACATATGGAAATGTAGCATTGCCCAACTTTGAGGAAAAGTTTGAGCATCTTCACTGGTATCTTAGGAATTTGGGACGTAACCTATGTGCATTCCATAGGAACATTGTCCGTGATGAACGGCCCCGACTAGATGTGTGGATAATGAAGGAGTATGGAGTTGTCGAATCTTGGACTAAGGTGGCTTCAGTCCCTGTCGGTTATGTTCTTTTACCAATTTTCACAGTCCAGGATAATAAAATTTTAGTGAAAACTGGTACAGGTTTAATGATGTATAATTCAACACATGACAGTTTCAAGTACTATCCTATAATTCAGGTTGGTCTTACGTACGATCAAATTAGTGTGTACACAGTGGTAGAGCCAAGATTTTCATTAATGGGAGtcaaaatataa